The following coding sequences lie in one Thalassoglobus polymorphus genomic window:
- a CDS encoding FmdB family zinc ribbon protein translates to MPTYDYRCKDCEHTWEEFQSIKAKPTKKCPECGKRKAERMIGPGAGIIFKGSGFYETDYRSAAYKKDAAADKKKAEPAKTESKSDSKPKSSSES, encoded by the coding sequence ATGCCTACTTACGACTATCGATGCAAAGATTGCGAACATACTTGGGAAGAATTCCAGTCCATCAAAGCTAAGCCGACAAAAAAATGTCCTGAGTGCGGAAAGCGTAAAGCAGAACGTATGATCGGTCCTGGGGCTGGCATTATCTTCAAAGGTTCCGGTTTCTATGAAACGGACTATCGCTCCGCCGCTTACAAAAAAGATGCGGCAGCGGATAAGAAGAAAGCTGAGCCCGCCAAAACAGAAAGCAAATCCGATTCAAAACCGAAGAGCAGCTCTGAGAGTTGA
- a CDS encoding S8 family serine peptidase has protein sequence MARFAILTVLAAILFLSHHHPSGLADETKQIAKKKELKKSSELSYQSEALLPKTETGAVRFLKANPKFDGRGVIVAIFDTGVDPGAAGLRVTSDGKPKVIDIIDATGSGDVAMSDEVEAEDGKLTGQTGRTLSLNEKWKNPSGKYRLGLKAGFDLFPAPLVSRLKKERLKKWNQAQRKREADLLSQLDEKNPSITKKEIQARIDVLRSAQKDFEDPGPIFDCVTFHDGKNWQAVVDTDEDGDLADEELLTDYKVNQKFANFGEASKLNFSVNLYENGKVLSIVTTTGSHGTHVAGIVGANYPENPQRNGLAPGVQFISVSIGDSRLGGMETGTALIRGLKRVAEMKCDLINMSFGEQAAVPNQGRLIEEFNKIVRDKGVIFVSSAGNSGPALTTVGSPGGTSSAVIGVGAYVSPEMAKQEYSLHEAVPGLPYTWTSRGPTADGDWGVDLFAPGGAIAPVPAYTLQPSQRMNGTSMASPNACGNIALMLSGLKQEGREYTPFSIQRSLQATAAKVETVDKLAQGPGLVQIDKAYAHQLGQASAAEAIEIDVEISSRSNARGIYIREEFEMKQSVGAAVQVKPRFHDSELNDNILEFEIPITLSVEADWVSVGSQLLLTNGGASFGVIVDATGLKPGLHTAEVVGVHAEHPERGPLFRVPIVVTKPEKLSSNQFKKKIKSKAGTLVRTFLTPPIGSRYVELKLTRKSGNGSGYFYLHNLQLVPGQSFETHETKSTTSLSPGEVFVKRIPVLSERTLEVCLAQYWSSLGESDLELEVSFGGIEPSLDMITLPSRGDALPLDLTARLQFERAKLSGSLTRWQRQLTPVKSEIELLSDERDGLWDDQRTWKMVLDYKFELASKTKIQLSIPLLTPLLYSSPVDAHFIQVLDKNQRPVHTDDMFPADFSAESGEYLVRVELRHLDRKALKKYEQIPLVIEQPVGRVGLRFFESRLDAIQNTKPRSSTELTVGEQVRFWVTLPLSQSLPKGASNGDVLVGNVSLSDDDPNPIPVRHVISSVTTKTKAETKAAPVTNLVNAEQKFLLETLRRLDWSKHQPQIEEISDRLKELGKADRQLLVARLHLADSLDRKERLDVVVELADEVIDSVKTNKLARYFGRKHSPKTAEEKRLHQEMEAAKRDLIDALYRKERALAYHELPDVLAKHPIKDQEKLDRAFEKNFRELSSWVDTTSKEYFLLHSRRDRREGNYGQAIQLLNKHSGSGQPVYLYHKKRRDLYELLDWKDWQQAEQNWMLRYFPEGPPKP, from the coding sequence ATGGCACGTTTTGCAATCCTGACTGTTCTCGCTGCGATTCTCTTTCTCAGCCATCACCACCCGTCTGGTCTTGCTGATGAAACCAAACAGATCGCGAAGAAAAAAGAGTTGAAAAAGTCTTCCGAGCTGAGCTATCAGTCAGAGGCATTGCTTCCGAAAACGGAGACCGGAGCGGTTCGCTTCCTGAAGGCGAATCCGAAGTTCGACGGTCGCGGAGTGATTGTTGCAATTTTTGATACGGGAGTTGACCCCGGAGCAGCTGGCCTTCGAGTCACTTCGGACGGAAAGCCAAAGGTGATTGACATCATCGATGCCACCGGGAGTGGTGACGTGGCCATGTCTGACGAAGTCGAGGCCGAAGATGGGAAGCTGACCGGGCAGACTGGAAGGACTCTCTCGCTTAATGAAAAGTGGAAGAATCCTTCGGGAAAATACCGACTTGGATTGAAAGCAGGATTCGATCTCTTTCCCGCCCCGCTGGTTTCGCGGCTGAAAAAAGAGCGGCTCAAAAAATGGAACCAAGCTCAACGTAAACGCGAAGCAGATCTCCTCTCTCAACTCGACGAGAAGAATCCTTCAATCACTAAAAAAGAAATTCAGGCTCGAATTGACGTACTTCGCTCTGCTCAAAAAGACTTCGAAGATCCCGGGCCAATTTTTGATTGTGTGACGTTTCACGATGGGAAAAATTGGCAAGCTGTGGTCGATACCGATGAAGATGGGGATCTCGCAGATGAAGAATTGCTCACTGACTACAAAGTCAATCAGAAGTTCGCAAACTTTGGAGAGGCCTCAAAACTCAACTTTTCTGTGAACCTTTACGAGAATGGAAAAGTCCTCTCGATCGTGACGACGACCGGAAGCCACGGAACACACGTCGCAGGAATTGTTGGAGCAAACTATCCCGAGAACCCTCAACGCAATGGACTCGCACCTGGTGTGCAGTTCATTTCGGTGAGTATTGGCGATTCGCGTCTAGGAGGAATGGAAACCGGGACAGCTCTGATTCGCGGATTGAAACGTGTCGCTGAGATGAAATGTGATTTGATCAACATGAGCTTCGGAGAACAGGCTGCCGTACCGAATCAAGGCCGATTGATTGAGGAGTTCAACAAAATTGTTCGAGACAAAGGCGTGATCTTTGTCTCGAGTGCTGGGAACAGCGGACCTGCCCTGACGACTGTTGGATCACCGGGAGGGACGTCATCAGCCGTGATTGGTGTGGGAGCTTATGTTTCTCCTGAGATGGCGAAGCAGGAGTATTCGCTACACGAAGCGGTCCCGGGGTTGCCGTATACCTGGACATCGCGAGGCCCGACAGCGGATGGAGACTGGGGAGTTGACTTGTTTGCTCCCGGTGGTGCCATTGCTCCGGTACCAGCTTACACATTGCAGCCAAGCCAGCGCATGAACGGAACATCGATGGCGTCCCCGAATGCCTGCGGAAACATCGCGCTCATGCTTTCCGGCTTGAAACAGGAAGGCAGGGAATACACGCCGTTCTCCATTCAGCGAAGTTTACAGGCAACAGCTGCGAAGGTTGAAACTGTCGACAAGCTCGCGCAAGGTCCCGGTTTGGTTCAAATTGACAAAGCATATGCCCATCAACTTGGGCAAGCCTCCGCTGCCGAGGCGATTGAGATTGATGTCGAAATTTCATCCCGAAGCAATGCGCGTGGGATTTACATTCGCGAAGAGTTCGAGATGAAGCAATCGGTCGGGGCAGCAGTCCAGGTGAAACCTCGTTTTCACGACAGCGAGTTGAACGACAATATCCTTGAGTTTGAGATTCCGATCACATTAAGTGTTGAAGCAGATTGGGTCAGCGTCGGTAGTCAATTACTGCTGACCAATGGGGGGGCCAGCTTTGGAGTGATCGTAGATGCAACAGGCCTTAAGCCGGGATTGCACACTGCAGAAGTGGTTGGAGTTCATGCTGAACATCCTGAGCGTGGGCCACTTTTTCGGGTTCCCATCGTCGTAACAAAGCCTGAGAAGCTCTCCTCGAATCAGTTCAAGAAGAAAATAAAATCCAAAGCTGGAACATTAGTTCGCACATTTCTCACACCTCCGATTGGAAGCCGTTACGTAGAGCTAAAGTTGACGAGGAAATCCGGAAACGGCTCAGGTTACTTCTACCTTCACAACCTGCAACTTGTCCCCGGTCAATCGTTCGAAACCCACGAAACCAAATCAACCACTTCGCTTTCACCGGGAGAAGTCTTCGTGAAAAGAATTCCTGTCCTGTCTGAGCGAACATTGGAAGTTTGTCTTGCTCAATACTGGTCAAGCCTGGGAGAGTCCGATCTTGAGCTGGAAGTTTCCTTTGGGGGAATTGAACCTTCTCTTGATATGATCACCCTGCCAAGCCGTGGGGATGCACTCCCTTTGGATCTGACAGCGAGGCTCCAGTTCGAAAGAGCCAAATTGTCCGGTTCGCTGACTCGTTGGCAACGGCAACTTACCCCGGTGAAATCTGAAATCGAATTGCTCAGCGACGAGCGCGACGGACTTTGGGATGACCAGAGAACCTGGAAGATGGTGTTGGATTACAAATTCGAATTGGCTTCGAAAACGAAGATTCAACTTTCGATTCCGCTACTGACTCCGCTGTTATACAGCTCGCCTGTTGATGCACATTTTATTCAGGTCTTAGACAAAAATCAGCGACCAGTGCATACCGATGACATGTTTCCGGCGGACTTTTCGGCGGAAAGTGGTGAGTATCTGGTTCGTGTCGAACTGCGACATCTGGACCGCAAAGCACTTAAGAAATACGAGCAGATTCCGCTTGTGATTGAGCAGCCGGTTGGACGTGTCGGGCTGAGGTTCTTTGAATCTCGTCTTGATGCAATTCAGAATACTAAACCTCGAAGCAGTACCGAACTGACTGTTGGAGAACAGGTTCGGTTCTGGGTCACTCTCCCATTGTCGCAGTCTCTTCCGAAAGGGGCCAGCAATGGTGATGTGCTGGTTGGAAATGTCAGCCTTTCTGATGATGATCCGAATCCTATTCCTGTTCGCCATGTCATCAGTTCCGTCACCACCAAGACTAAAGCTGAGACGAAGGCAGCACCTGTCACCAACCTCGTAAATGCAGAGCAGAAATTTCTGCTTGAGACCTTGCGGAGACTCGATTGGTCGAAGCATCAGCCACAAATCGAAGAGATTTCTGATCGACTCAAGGAGCTTGGGAAAGCTGATCGGCAACTGCTTGTCGCCCGCCTTCACCTTGCTGATTCACTCGACCGCAAGGAGCGACTCGATGTTGTTGTCGAGCTTGCTGATGAAGTGATTGACTCGGTGAAGACCAACAAACTGGCTCGCTACTTTGGTCGGAAGCATTCACCGAAAACGGCAGAAGAGAAGAGACTTCACCAGGAGATGGAAGCTGCGAAGCGAGATCTGATTGATGCTTTGTATCGTAAGGAGCGGGCTTTGGCTTATCACGAACTTCCCGATGTGCTTGCGAAGCACCCGATTAAAGATCAGGAAAAACTGGATCGAGCATTCGAGAAGAACTTTCGAGAGTTGTCGTCTTGGGTCGACACGACATCGAAGGAATACTTCCTGTTGCACTCTCGCCGCGACCGTCGAGAAGGAAACTACGGTCAAGCGATTCAGCTACTGAATAAGCACTCAGGGTCGGGACAACCAGTGTACTTGTATCACAAGAAACGCCGGGATCTCTATGAGCTGCTCGATTGGAAAGATTGGCAACAGGCCGAACAGAATTGGATGTTGCGATACTTTCCGGAAGGCCCGCCCAAGCCATGA
- the dnaJ gene encoding molecular chaperone DnaJ, whose product MATKRCYYEVLEVSKTASTQEIKKSYKKMALQYHPDRNSDDENATEKFKEAAEAYEVLGDDEKRRRYDQYGHAGVQGARGGAGGFQDVGDIFEAFGDLFEGFGFGGGRRGGARRGGRGSDLKTSLELDLTEAAKGVEKEVEIQRKKPCGRCSGSGAEPGHSPETCDYCGGHGQVVQSQGFFRVQTACPTCRGSGKVVRHKCNNCYGSGREDEHVTRTVTVPAGIETGQHLCLRGEGEAGVQGGASGDLYVEIRVREHPIFHREGSHLLCEIPISYSQAALGAIIEIPLIDGQDTLKIPAGTQPGHLFQIRGQGMPDPRGRPPGDLHVEIQVVVPKKLSEEHRELLMKLADHEEAEVHPNQKNWFERLRDFVTGAEGS is encoded by the coding sequence ATGGCGACAAAGCGTTGTTACTACGAAGTCCTCGAAGTCAGTAAGACTGCGTCGACTCAAGAAATAAAAAAATCGTACAAGAAGATGGCGCTTCAGTACCATCCTGATCGTAACTCCGATGACGAGAATGCGACCGAGAAGTTCAAGGAAGCTGCCGAAGCGTACGAAGTCCTCGGTGATGATGAGAAGCGTCGCCGGTACGATCAGTACGGCCATGCTGGAGTGCAAGGTGCTCGTGGCGGCGCTGGCGGATTTCAGGATGTCGGCGACATCTTTGAAGCATTCGGAGATCTTTTCGAAGGCTTCGGATTCGGTGGTGGACGTCGTGGCGGAGCGAGACGAGGTGGACGTGGGTCAGATTTGAAGACCAGCCTTGAACTTGATCTCACCGAAGCTGCCAAAGGTGTTGAGAAAGAAGTTGAAATTCAGCGTAAGAAGCCTTGTGGACGCTGTAGTGGTTCAGGTGCAGAACCGGGGCACTCACCCGAAACCTGCGACTACTGTGGTGGTCACGGGCAAGTTGTACAGTCACAAGGTTTCTTTCGAGTTCAAACGGCCTGTCCGACCTGTCGTGGTTCGGGAAAAGTCGTTCGGCATAAGTGCAATAACTGTTATGGATCAGGTCGAGAAGATGAGCATGTCACCCGGACGGTAACGGTCCCGGCAGGAATTGAGACCGGTCAGCACCTTTGTTTACGTGGCGAAGGTGAAGCGGGTGTCCAAGGTGGCGCCAGTGGCGATTTGTATGTCGAAATCCGGGTTCGTGAGCATCCGATCTTCCATCGTGAAGGTTCACATTTGCTCTGTGAAATTCCGATTTCCTATTCACAGGCAGCTTTGGGGGCGATCATCGAGATCCCCTTGATTGATGGTCAGGACACGCTAAAAATTCCAGCGGGGACACAACCCGGCCATCTCTTTCAGATTCGTGGGCAAGGGATGCCCGACCCAAGAGGGCGTCCTCCTGGGGATTTACATGTTGAAATTCAAGTCGTTGTTCCCAAGAAGCTCAGTGAAGAACACCGTGAACTTCTGATGAAACTTGCCGATCATGAAGAAGCTGAAGTTCACCCGAACCAAAAGAATTGGTTTGAACGACTCAGAGATTTCGTGACCGGTGCGGAAGGAAGTTAA
- a CDS encoding PQQ-binding-like beta-propeller repeat protein, which yields MKFRKQCWLWSGSILFVLVCSLSFAEERSWPQWMGPKHDGISTESDWSTDWPTSGLPVAWKREIGIGFSSISIDDGRLFTMGHVDGEEYVYCMNEQNGEVLWSHKYPCQLVDNLHEGGPGSTPTIHEGLVYTVGREGQLFCFEAETGKIVWQKDLQKDLNVILPEWGFTSSAYVYKDQILLEAGRVVSYNKLTGEKKWESGQHTAGYGSAAVMKEGEQSYIVTLDCDALRVYAADTGQEIAQTPWESPFRTNSTTPIVEGNLIYISAGYNVGCALYRWTGSDLEQVYKNRGMRNHFNNSILFNGNLYGFDGNSNLGRVVQLTCMKMKTGEIAWKQRGMGCGSLMIVDGKLLALSEDGELILAKATPESFQEIARVPFLSGRCWTVPIFLNGRIYGRNATGTLVAVDVPKGKNRKTR from the coding sequence ATGAAATTCAGAAAGCAATGTTGGCTGTGGAGCGGCTCGATACTCTTCGTACTAGTCTGCTCTCTCTCTTTTGCAGAGGAGCGATCATGGCCGCAATGGATGGGGCCAAAGCATGACGGAATTTCAACCGAATCGGACTGGAGCACAGACTGGCCGACTTCAGGCCTCCCTGTCGCCTGGAAACGAGAGATCGGAATCGGATTCAGTTCCATCTCGATCGATGACGGCCGGTTATTCACGATGGGGCACGTGGATGGAGAAGAGTACGTCTATTGCATGAATGAGCAGAACGGTGAGGTCCTGTGGTCTCACAAGTATCCATGCCAACTTGTTGATAACCTGCACGAAGGAGGGCCGGGATCGACTCCAACAATTCATGAAGGACTTGTCTACACGGTCGGGCGCGAAGGTCAGCTATTTTGTTTTGAAGCTGAGACCGGAAAGATCGTCTGGCAAAAAGACCTCCAGAAGGATCTGAATGTGATTCTGCCCGAATGGGGATTCACAAGTTCGGCATACGTTTACAAGGATCAAATTCTCCTCGAAGCGGGGCGGGTTGTTTCGTACAACAAGTTGACCGGTGAAAAGAAATGGGAGTCGGGTCAGCACACCGCAGGTTACGGCTCAGCCGCGGTCATGAAGGAAGGCGAGCAATCGTACATCGTGACTCTGGACTGTGATGCACTGCGAGTCTACGCCGCTGACACCGGCCAGGAAATTGCCCAGACTCCCTGGGAATCTCCATTCCGGACCAATTCGACAACTCCCATCGTCGAAGGAAATTTGATTTACATCTCTGCGGGATACAATGTCGGTTGCGCACTGTATCGCTGGACAGGAAGCGATCTTGAGCAGGTCTACAAGAACCGTGGAATGCGGAACCACTTCAACAACAGCATTTTATTCAACGGCAACCTGTACGGATTCGATGGCAACTCAAACTTGGGTCGTGTCGTACAGTTGACTTGCATGAAAATGAAAACAGGCGAGATCGCCTGGAAGCAGCGTGGCATGGGCTGCGGGTCGCTGATGATTGTCGACGGGAAGCTGTTGGCTTTATCCGAGGATGGAGAGCTGATTCTCGCCAAAGCGACTCCTGAAAGCTTTCAGGAGATTGCACGAGTTCCATTCCTGAGTGGACGGTGCTGGACCGTCCCCATCTTTCTCAACGGCCGGATCTATGGTCGAAATGCTACCGGAACATTGGTCGCAGTGGATGTCCCGAAGGGGAAGAATCGTAAAACGCGATAG
- the cls gene encoding cardiolipin synthase has product MTLSDYPILAVSLALTERSFAIWASLHAVLKKQETRAVIGWVGLIWLSPLVGSILYYLFGINRIERRGEKILNKIKESACDQARKSCQAADLNLTPFRFNQQLANIGKSITGFDLLPGNKITPLNKGACAYAAMLDAIRNASSTIGLCSYIFDYDKAGRQFIDALVEAQERGVEVRVLVDHVGSRYSKPTSVKIMQERGLKVTTFLPTNVPVLAAYANLRNHRKILVVDGMVGFTGGMNIREGCLEEPGSTYPVQDIHFQFDGPVVDHLQDAFLADWEFAANEELSSEKWFQMTPALGETWARGIPDGPDADIDNIKLVMLGAISSARRSVDIVTPYFIPEEELVSALNIAAMRGVDVRILVPSAVNIRAVQWASMDPIGRILQRGCKVFQSPPPFDHTKVMLVDGEWSLVGSSNWDPRSLRLNFEFNVECYGKELNSQLSELIEEKIALSREMTTEDLAARSSMAKLRDGIARLATPYL; this is encoded by the coding sequence ATGACACTTTCCGACTATCCAATTCTCGCTGTCTCCCTCGCATTGACCGAACGTAGCTTTGCGATCTGGGCAAGTTTGCATGCCGTCCTGAAAAAACAGGAAACACGGGCCGTGATCGGCTGGGTCGGGTTAATTTGGCTTTCCCCGCTCGTCGGTTCCATTCTCTATTATCTGTTTGGCATCAATCGCATCGAGCGACGGGGGGAGAAGATCCTCAACAAGATCAAGGAATCCGCCTGCGATCAGGCGAGGAAATCCTGCCAGGCTGCAGACCTCAACCTGACTCCGTTTCGGTTCAACCAACAGCTCGCAAATATTGGCAAATCCATCACTGGTTTTGACCTCCTTCCCGGAAACAAAATTACACCTCTCAACAAGGGAGCCTGCGCCTACGCTGCAATGCTGGACGCGATCCGGAACGCCTCAAGCACCATTGGGCTCTGTTCCTATATTTTCGACTACGATAAAGCAGGCCGGCAGTTCATCGATGCCTTGGTCGAAGCACAAGAACGTGGAGTGGAAGTCCGCGTCCTTGTGGACCACGTTGGCTCTCGATATTCCAAACCGACTTCAGTCAAAATCATGCAAGAACGTGGATTAAAGGTTACCACTTTTCTTCCCACAAACGTTCCAGTTCTGGCAGCTTACGCGAACTTGAGAAACCACCGAAAAATCCTGGTTGTTGACGGGATGGTCGGCTTTACCGGCGGAATGAACATTCGTGAAGGTTGCCTGGAAGAACCTGGCAGCACTTATCCGGTGCAGGACATTCACTTCCAGTTCGATGGACCAGTCGTCGACCACCTTCAAGATGCATTCTTGGCAGATTGGGAATTCGCAGCGAACGAAGAATTATCATCAGAAAAATGGTTTCAGATGACCCCAGCCCTCGGCGAAACTTGGGCCCGAGGAATTCCCGATGGACCAGATGCCGACATCGACAACATTAAGCTTGTCATGCTCGGGGCAATTTCCTCAGCGCGTCGCTCAGTCGACATCGTCACTCCTTATTTCATCCCGGAAGAAGAGCTTGTGAGCGCTCTGAACATCGCCGCCATGCGGGGAGTCGACGTTCGCATCCTCGTTCCCTCAGCGGTAAACATTCGAGCGGTTCAGTGGGCATCCATGGACCCGATCGGTCGTATCCTGCAAAGAGGTTGCAAGGTCTTCCAATCTCCACCTCCATTTGATCACACAAAAGTCATGCTGGTGGATGGTGAATGGTCGCTTGTCGGCTCTAGCAACTGGGACCCTCGAAGTTTGCGTCTGAACTTTGAGTTCAACGTCGAATGTTATGGCAAAGAACTCAACTCGCAGCTTTCAGAATTGATTGAAGAGAAAATTGCCCTTTCAAGAGAAATGACAACAGAAGACTTAGCGGCTCGTTCCTCAATGGCGAAGCTGAGAGATGGAATCGCACGTCTGGCGACTCCTTATCTATGA
- a CDS encoding sugar ABC transporter ATP-binding protein — MISMLAIDFQHVTKRFPGVVALNDVSFNVRKGEFHSICGENGAGKSTLMKILSGVLTDYEGDFFVNGTKTGFTGTRDAESVGISIIHQELNLVEELSVAANIFLGRELRHSFFLNEAAMFAESQTLFDQLECEIHPRQNVSELRVGDQQLVEIAKALSLKSDILIMDEPTSALTETEVERLFRVIEMLRNEGVTILYISHKMEEVFRLSDRITILRDGQHVKTLNREETTPQEVTHLMVGREIELIRLGKGRQATEPVLEVSNLSLLWPGHARGWKLKDVSFTLRKGEVVGIAGLMGAGRTELLECIFGASEDLPEGRILLNGEVVNFRHPSEAKEAGIAMVTEDRKRLGLFQQMSVRENITICTLPDSVSTGIVHSRTEAAAAKKSIDELGVKTATAETAITSLSGGNQQKCIIARWLRTQPEVLLLDDPTRGVDVGAKAELYQVIDNLCKDGLAIIVTSSELPELITLCDRILVLCEGHLTGELAKKDFSEERIMELATKLAD, encoded by the coding sequence ATGATCTCGATGCTGGCGATTGATTTTCAACATGTCACCAAACGGTTTCCGGGAGTGGTTGCGCTGAACGACGTTTCGTTTAACGTCCGCAAAGGGGAATTCCATTCGATCTGCGGTGAGAACGGAGCTGGAAAAAGTACGTTAATGAAAATCCTTTCAGGAGTCTTGACCGACTATGAAGGGGATTTTTTCGTCAACGGAACAAAGACCGGGTTCACCGGCACACGCGATGCCGAATCCGTTGGAATCAGCATCATTCATCAAGAGCTAAATCTCGTTGAAGAACTCTCTGTCGCAGCCAACATTTTCCTGGGCCGTGAACTCCGTCACTCGTTCTTTCTGAACGAGGCGGCAATGTTTGCGGAATCCCAAACGCTGTTTGATCAACTGGAATGTGAAATTCACCCGCGACAAAACGTCAGTGAACTTCGCGTGGGGGACCAACAGCTCGTTGAAATTGCAAAGGCGCTCTCTCTGAAGTCGGACATCCTCATTATGGATGAACCGACTAGCGCACTCACCGAAACAGAAGTTGAACGGTTATTTCGTGTCATCGAGATGCTCCGGAATGAAGGAGTGACGATACTTTACATCTCGCACAAAATGGAGGAAGTCTTTCGACTGTCGGACCGAATTACAATCCTGCGAGACGGACAGCATGTCAAAACTCTCAATCGCGAAGAGACCACACCGCAAGAGGTGACTCACTTAATGGTCGGGCGAGAAATTGAATTAATCCGCCTCGGTAAAGGCCGCCAAGCGACAGAGCCTGTCCTCGAAGTCTCGAACCTGTCACTTCTCTGGCCCGGACATGCTCGTGGGTGGAAACTGAAAGATGTTTCATTCACGCTGCGAAAAGGTGAAGTTGTCGGCATTGCCGGACTGATGGGAGCTGGCCGTACCGAGTTACTCGAATGCATCTTTGGAGCGAGTGAAGACCTCCCGGAAGGTCGCATTCTTCTCAATGGAGAAGTTGTCAACTTTCGGCACCCTTCGGAAGCCAAAGAAGCGGGCATCGCGATGGTGACCGAAGACCGAAAACGCCTTGGACTCTTTCAGCAAATGTCTGTGCGAGAGAACATCACAATCTGCACACTACCCGATTCAGTCTCGACAGGCATCGTTCACTCTCGAACGGAAGCCGCAGCAGCAAAAAAGTCGATCGACGAACTCGGTGTCAAAACAGCCACAGCGGAGACAGCCATCACAAGCCTCTCCGGAGGAAATCAGCAAAAATGTATCATCGCTCGCTGGCTGCGAACTCAACCAGAGGTCTTACTTCTTGACGACCCGACCCGCGGCGTGGACGTCGGTGCAAAAGCGGAGTTGTATCAAGTGATCGACAACCTCTGCAAAGACGGTCTCGCCATCATTGTAACTTCCAGCGAACTCCCTGAACTCATCACTCTTTGTGACCGCATTCTCGTCCTCTGCGAAGGACACCTCACTGGCGAACTTGCAAAAAAAGACTTTAGTGAAGAACGCATCATGGAACTGGCAACGAAGCTGGCTGACTGA
- the grpE gene encoding nucleotide exchange factor GrpE, whose translation MSTETPENDLPPEELDQVEDTADVESEESVDPLVALEQERDQFRDQFLRTVAEMDNFRKRVNREREDDRKYSNFGLISDLLPAIDNLERAIEVVSSDESAASVLQGVEMVLKQFEDILVKNGAEFIDAQGQPFDPNLHEALQQRPTAEVPPMTVVEVLERGVKIHDRVIRPSKVIVSTESTDEN comes from the coding sequence ATGTCGACCGAAACCCCTGAGAATGATCTCCCACCAGAAGAGTTGGATCAGGTTGAGGACACTGCGGATGTTGAATCCGAAGAGTCTGTCGATCCGCTTGTAGCACTCGAGCAGGAACGTGATCAGTTTCGTGATCAGTTTTTGCGCACAGTTGCAGAGATGGATAACTTCCGGAAACGAGTGAATCGTGAACGCGAAGATGACCGAAAGTATTCCAACTTCGGTTTAATCAGTGATTTGCTTCCAGCGATCGACAACTTGGAGCGAGCCATCGAAGTCGTCTCCAGTGACGAATCGGCAGCTAGCGTATTGCAAGGTGTCGAAATGGTCCTTAAGCAGTTCGAAGATATTCTCGTCAAGAATGGCGCAGAATTTATTGATGCTCAAGGTCAGCCATTTGATCCGAATTTGCATGAAGCGCTTCAGCAACGTCCGACAGCGGAGGTTCCGCCAATGACAGTTGTTGAGGTTCTTGAGCGGGGAGTGAAGATTCACGATCGAGTGATTCGCCCAAGTAAAGTGATCGTCTCGACCGAATCAACTGACGAGAACTGA